One window of the Archangium primigenium genome contains the following:
- the gcvH gene encoding glycine cleavage system protein GcvH — protein MSSIPENLKYTQEHEWIRAEGNRLVVGITDHAQQTLGDVVYVELPKVGATVEMGAPFGTVESVKAVSELFMPVSGKVVKVNEEVVEDPELVNTDPYSDGWLIEIEPTDSKQVGELLDAAKYGELLKAE, from the coding sequence ATGTCCAGCATTCCCGAGAATCTCAAGTACACGCAGGAGCACGAGTGGATCCGCGCCGAGGGCAACCGCCTGGTGGTGGGCATCACGGATCACGCGCAGCAGACGCTGGGCGACGTGGTCTACGTGGAGCTGCCCAAGGTGGGCGCCACCGTCGAGATGGGCGCGCCGTTTGGCACGGTCGAGTCCGTGAAGGCCGTCTCGGAGCTGTTCATGCCCGTCTCGGGCAAGGTGGTGAAGGTCAACGAGGAGGTGGTGGAAGACCCCGAACTCGTCAACACCGACCCCTACAGCGACGGCTGGCTCATCGAGATCGAGCCCACGGACAGCAAGCAGGTGGGCGAACTCCTGGACGCCGCCAAGTACGGCGAACTGTTGAAGGCGGAGTAG
- a CDS encoding Smr/MutS family protein produces the protein MSDRGSPKKKNDGFNNPFKTALTDLKKKQAEPAKKPQAPAPPPKPTRAKRPAAEEDESRLFLSAMDGVQQVTNRGEAPVPDPRLPEIIDENAEALAELAEMVAGQGDLDISGTDESLEGAAPGVDGRLMRSLRRGDFSIQARLDLHGQTQAQAREAVDRFLSDSRRSGKRCVLIVHGRGLNSPDQIPVLKESMRVWLGQKRTGKTVLAFATARPQDGGAGAVYVLLRR, from the coding sequence ATGAGCGACCGCGGCTCCCCGAAGAAGAAGAACGACGGGTTCAACAACCCCTTCAAGACGGCCCTCACGGACCTCAAGAAGAAGCAGGCCGAGCCGGCCAAGAAGCCCCAGGCGCCCGCCCCGCCCCCCAAGCCGACCCGGGCCAAGCGCCCCGCGGCGGAGGAGGACGAGTCCAGGCTCTTCCTGTCCGCCATGGACGGTGTGCAGCAGGTGACCAACCGGGGCGAGGCCCCCGTGCCCGATCCCCGCCTGCCGGAGATCATCGACGAGAACGCCGAGGCGCTCGCGGAGCTGGCCGAGATGGTGGCCGGTCAGGGCGACCTGGACATTTCGGGCACCGACGAGTCCCTGGAGGGCGCGGCGCCCGGCGTGGACGGGCGGCTCATGCGCTCGCTGCGCCGCGGCGACTTCTCCATCCAGGCCCGGTTGGACCTGCACGGACAGACCCAGGCCCAGGCCCGCGAGGCCGTGGATCGATTCCTGTCCGACAGCCGCCGCTCGGGCAAACGCTGCGTGCTCATCGTCCATGGCCGGGGGCTCAACTCGCCGGATCAAATCCCCGTGCTCAAGGAGAGCATGCGCGTGTGGCTCGGTCAGAAACGAACGGGCAAGACGGTGCTGGCGTTCGCTACCGCACGGCCGCAGGACGGGGGAGCCGGGGCGGTCTACGTCCTGCTGCGCCGGTAG
- a CDS encoding TerB family tellurite resistance protein, with protein MLGLAVGLLIGGPLPIVLLIVAGVLLGHQVDGLHVLPGTEKAPPPTPSRVSQDTAAQRHFARHLCALFIEVARADGELVRDEVRVVREYFAERLRYGPEALELVRRFLKEHLARPPSLEDSTAACRDELGVPARLLLLDALYVLALVDGQLHRAEQDTLRRVADGLGLNEEQLRSVTARHFGDGEVHYTRLGLTPDASDTDVKSAYRRLAAMHHPDRVAQLGPGAVEQASRRFQEIREAYEKIRGLRGT; from the coding sequence ATGCTCGGGCTGGCCGTCGGTCTGCTCATTGGCGGACCCCTGCCCATCGTCCTGCTCATCGTCGCGGGCGTGCTGCTGGGCCACCAGGTGGACGGGCTGCATGTGCTGCCCGGCACCGAGAAGGCGCCGCCCCCCACCCCGTCCCGCGTCTCGCAGGACACCGCCGCCCAACGGCACTTCGCCCGCCACCTGTGCGCCCTCTTCATCGAGGTGGCGCGCGCGGACGGCGAGCTCGTGCGCGACGAGGTGCGCGTGGTGCGCGAGTACTTCGCCGAGCGCCTGCGCTACGGCCCCGAGGCCCTGGAGCTCGTGCGCCGCTTCCTCAAGGAGCACCTGGCCCGCCCGCCCTCGCTCGAGGACTCCACCGCCGCGTGCCGCGACGAGCTCGGCGTGCCCGCGCGGCTCTTGCTGCTCGATGCGCTCTATGTCCTGGCGCTCGTGGACGGGCAGCTGCACCGCGCCGAGCAGGACACCCTGCGCCGCGTGGCCGACGGCCTGGGCCTCAACGAGGAGCAGCTGCGCTCCGTCACCGCGCGCCACTTCGGCGACGGCGAGGTGCACTACACCCGGCTGGGGCTCACCCCGGACGCGAGCGACACGGACGTCAAGAGCGCCTACCGGCGGCTCGCCGCCATGCACCACCCGGACCGCGTCGCCCAGCTCGGCCCGGGAGCGGTCGAGCAGGCCTCCCGCCGCTTCCAGGAGATCCGCGAGGCCTACGAGAAGATCCGCGGCCTGCGGGGCACCTAG
- a CDS encoding DUF2256 and DUF3253 domain-containing protein produces MSTPPPKPCAVCGRAITWRKKWERDWENVRYCSDKCRGRKAEARDPSLEQHILDLLAARASGATICPSEVARAVAPEDWRGLMEPVREAARRLVARGEVDIVQGGHVVDPSTAKGPIRLRRRP; encoded by the coding sequence ATGTCGACTCCGCCTCCCAAGCCCTGCGCTGTCTGCGGCCGCGCCATCACCTGGCGCAAGAAATGGGAGCGGGACTGGGAGAATGTCCGCTACTGCTCGGACAAGTGCCGGGGCCGCAAGGCGGAGGCGCGGGACCCGTCCCTGGAGCAACACATCCTCGACCTGCTCGCCGCCCGGGCCTCCGGGGCGACGATCTGCCCCTCGGAGGTGGCCCGCGCGGTGGCGCCCGAGGACTGGCGCGGCCTGATGGAGCCCGTGCGGGAGGCGGCCCGGCGGCTCGTGGCCCGGGGCGAGGTGGACATCGTCCAGGGCGGACACGTGGTGGACCCCTCCACGGCGAAGGGCCCCATCCGCCTGCGACGGCGCCCCTGA
- a CDS encoding TonB-dependent receptor produces MLSSHAARLAVLATLSSAVPALAQSTESLPTPAPGQPPSVETPAAPDLPPPGEETRAPPEQPSRMETTVSARRPFTAASSSTVRDQDFLLRPHPRPADILQVVPGFYVVQHAGGGKANQYFLRGFDADHGTDVSLMVDGIPVNMVSHAHGQGYADLNWVIPELIERVEVRKGPYFAQDGDFATAGAVNLVTRRDFETSQVSLGGGSFNTWRGLLIASPKVEGWKPVIAAQVYGTNGPFLNPERLQRYSLFTQVTRELAPGSTLSVALTSYASGWTASGQIPLREVRAGRLDRFGTLDPNEGGNSQRHSAYATWRTLTQDGGEVNVLAYALQYRLNLYSNFTFFSRDPVNGDMIEQDDRRNVLGFNASYRFRRRAGGITFDTTVGTQLRSDSIDNGLSYDLARKRLETVVDASVKEASIGLYAQEDITFTPWLRAVLGVRADSFGFYVDDRLEDLGAPDTRSSGTRQATRVSPKASLVLSPLATTELYANFGDGFHSNDARGVVRRPEAVTPLTRGRGYELGARTRLFDRLDLAAAAFRIDLDSELVWVGDEGSTEARGATRRQGLEAEARLRILPWLFADADLTLTRATYVGNAGNADAVALAPTLILSGGVSARHPSGVFGRLGVLHLGDRPATEDREFTAEGFTRVDATLGYRGSFYEVNVGIQNLLNTQWREAQFANVSRLPGETGPGSCPAGTRPAGDPGAFEGCEDIHFTPGAPFNAQATVSLFF; encoded by the coding sequence ATGTTGTCCTCTCACGCGGCCCGTCTGGCCGTGCTCGCCACCCTTTCGTCCGCCGTCCCCGCGCTCGCGCAGTCCACCGAGTCCCTCCCCACGCCCGCGCCGGGCCAGCCGCCTTCCGTCGAGACCCCCGCCGCGCCTGACTTGCCGCCTCCGGGCGAGGAGACGCGCGCGCCCCCCGAGCAGCCCTCGCGCATGGAGACGACGGTGTCCGCGCGGCGGCCCTTCACCGCGGCCTCCTCCTCCACCGTGCGCGACCAGGACTTCCTGCTGCGCCCCCACCCCCGTCCGGCGGACATCCTCCAGGTCGTCCCCGGCTTCTACGTCGTGCAGCACGCGGGCGGCGGCAAGGCCAACCAGTACTTCCTGCGCGGCTTCGACGCGGACCACGGCACGGACGTGTCGCTCATGGTGGACGGCATCCCCGTCAACATGGTGAGCCACGCGCACGGCCAGGGCTACGCGGACCTCAACTGGGTCATCCCCGAGCTCATCGAGCGCGTGGAGGTGCGCAAGGGGCCCTACTTCGCCCAGGACGGTGACTTCGCCACCGCGGGCGCGGTGAACCTCGTCACCCGCCGCGACTTCGAGACGAGCCAGGTGTCGCTCGGCGGCGGCTCGTTCAACACCTGGCGCGGCCTGCTCATCGCCTCGCCCAAGGTGGAGGGCTGGAAGCCCGTCATCGCCGCACAGGTGTACGGCACGAACGGCCCCTTCCTCAACCCCGAGCGCCTGCAGCGCTACAGCCTCTTCACCCAGGTCACCCGCGAGCTGGCCCCGGGCTCCACCCTGTCCGTGGCGCTCACCTCGTACGCGAGCGGCTGGACGGCCAGCGGCCAGATTCCCCTGCGCGAGGTGCGCGCCGGCCGGCTGGATCGCTTCGGCACCCTCGATCCCAACGAAGGCGGCAACTCCCAGCGCCACAGCGCCTATGCCACCTGGCGCACGCTCACCCAGGACGGCGGCGAGGTGAACGTGCTCGCCTACGCGCTGCAGTACCGGCTCAACCTCTACTCCAACTTCACCTTCTTCAGCCGGGATCCGGTGAACGGGGACATGATCGAGCAGGACGACCGCCGCAACGTGCTCGGCTTCAACGCGAGCTACCGCTTCCGGCGTCGGGCGGGCGGCATCACCTTCGACACCACGGTGGGCACGCAGCTGCGCAGCGACAGCATCGACAACGGGCTGAGCTACGACCTGGCGCGCAAGCGGCTGGAGACCGTGGTGGACGCGAGCGTGAAGGAGGCCAGCATCGGCCTCTACGCCCAGGAGGACATCACCTTCACGCCCTGGCTGCGCGCCGTGCTGGGCGTGCGCGCGGACTCCTTCGGCTTCTACGTGGACGACCGGCTGGAGGACCTGGGCGCGCCGGACACGCGGAGCTCCGGGACGCGACAGGCCACGCGCGTGTCCCCCAAGGCGAGCCTCGTGCTCTCCCCCCTGGCCACCACCGAGCTGTACGCCAACTTCGGCGATGGCTTCCACTCCAACGACGCCCGGGGCGTGGTGCGTCGGCCGGAGGCGGTGACGCCGCTGACGCGGGGCCGGGGCTACGAGCTGGGCGCGCGCACGCGGCTGTTCGACCGGCTGGACCTGGCCGCCGCGGCGTTCCGGATCGACCTGGACAGCGAACTCGTCTGGGTGGGTGACGAGGGCAGCACCGAGGCGCGTGGCGCGACCCGCCGGCAGGGCCTGGAGGCCGAGGCGCGGCTGCGCATCCTGCCGTGGCTGTTCGCGGACGCGGACCTCACCCTCACCCGCGCCACCTACGTGGGCAACGCGGGCAACGCGGACGCGGTGGCGCTCGCCCCCACCCTCATCCTGTCCGGCGGCGTGTCCGCGCGGCACCCGAGCGGCGTCTTCGGGCGGCTGGGCGTGCTGCACCTGGGGGACCGTCCCGCCACGGAGGACCGGGAGTTCACCGCCGAGGGCTTCACCCGCGTGGACGCGACCCTGGGCTACCGGGGCTCCTTCTACGAGGTGAACGTGGGCATCCAGAACCTGCTCAACACCCAGTGGCGCGAGGCCCAGTTCGCCAACGTCTCGCGGCTGCCGGGCGAGACGGGCCCGGGCAGCTGCCCCGCCGGCACCCGGCCCGCGGGAGACCCCGGGGCCTTCGAGGGGTGCGAAGACATCCACTTCACCCCGGGCGCGCCGTTCAACGCCCAGGCCACGGTGAGCCTCTTCTTCTAG
- a CDS encoding alpha/beta fold hydrolase: MEHHYADINGIRMHYVTHGAGEPILFIHGFPEYWGAWKKLMLELGKDYFVIAPDMRGYNLTSKPKEVEAYHVKHLVEDLRALLEHLKISRSNIVSQDWGALVGWSFVIRHPEMVSRFTTINITHPALFDRELRENPRQQLAAQYMHVFRSPQAETQISGDDFAWARQAVLNDARAHGAALSEDDMAEWVASWKQPGGVTGGLNYYRAAKMGPPDSQGNPGGSNLLDGIKPEQYVVDKPVLFIHGEQDTYLLKDGQQGIEKYAPRITFQRLPDATHWVVLEKPREVSQFIRDFMRAT; the protein is encoded by the coding sequence ATGGAACATCACTACGCGGACATCAACGGCATCCGCATGCACTATGTGACGCATGGCGCGGGGGAGCCCATCCTCTTCATCCACGGCTTTCCCGAGTACTGGGGCGCCTGGAAGAAGCTGATGCTGGAGCTGGGCAAGGACTACTTCGTCATCGCCCCGGACATGCGCGGCTACAACCTGACCTCCAAGCCCAAGGAGGTCGAGGCCTACCACGTCAAGCACCTGGTGGAGGACCTGCGCGCGCTGCTCGAGCACCTGAAGATCTCCCGCAGCAACATCGTGTCCCAGGACTGGGGCGCGCTGGTGGGCTGGAGCTTCGTCATCCGCCACCCGGAGATGGTCTCCCGCTTCACCACCATCAACATCACCCACCCCGCCCTGTTCGACCGGGAGCTGCGCGAGAACCCCCGCCAGCAGCTGGCCGCGCAGTACATGCACGTCTTCCGCTCGCCCCAGGCCGAGACGCAGATCAGCGGCGATGACTTCGCGTGGGCCCGCCAGGCGGTGCTCAACGACGCCCGGGCCCACGGGGCCGCCCTGTCCGAGGACGACATGGCCGAGTGGGTCGCCTCCTGGAAGCAGCCGGGCGGCGTCACCGGCGGGCTCAACTACTACCGGGCCGCCAAGATGGGCCCGCCCGACAGCCAGGGGAACCCCGGCGGCAGCAACCTGCTGGACGGCATCAAGCCCGAGCAATACGTGGTGGACAAACCCGTGCTCTTCATCCACGGTGAGCAAGACACCTACCTGCTGAAGGATGGTCAGCAGGGCATCGAGAAGTACGCGCCCCGGATCACCTTCCAGCGGCTGCCGGACGCCACGCACTGGGTGGTGCTTGAGAAGCCGCGGGAAGTGAGCCAGTTCATCCGCGACTTCATGCGCGCCACCTGA
- the gcvT gene encoding glycine cleavage system aminomethyltransferase GcvT — MARQTPLNAVHRELGGRMVDFAGWDMPVQYSSIIGEHETVRTAVGLFDVSHMGEIEFSGPGALETANKLITNDLSKCADGQALYAGLLNDAGGFVDDVVAYRFSPERILIVVNASNKDKDFAWMRARAEGVQPVDRSDDYAQIAVQGPKAVGLVQRLTPVDLTPVGTYRFTEGPVAGIACIISRTGYTGEDGFELYCAPGDAAALWRALLKEGEADGVKPCGLGARDSLRVEMKYALYGNDIDETHTALEAGLGWICKLDKAGGFIGRDALVKQKAEGVKRKLVGLEVTGSGIARHGYPLLKDGQRVGEVTSGTQGPSVKKPIAFGYVPVELAAEGATLDVEIRGRAVPVVVVKTPFLKKK; from the coding sequence ATGGCCCGGCAGACGCCGCTGAATGCAGTCCACCGTGAGCTGGGTGGGCGGATGGTGGACTTCGCGGGCTGGGACATGCCGGTCCAGTACAGCTCCATCATCGGCGAGCACGAGACCGTGCGCACCGCCGTGGGCCTGTTCGACGTGTCCCACATGGGGGAGATCGAGTTCTCCGGCCCGGGCGCGCTCGAGACGGCCAACAAGCTCATCACCAACGACTTGTCCAAGTGCGCCGACGGTCAGGCGCTCTACGCCGGCCTGCTCAACGACGCGGGCGGCTTCGTGGACGACGTGGTGGCCTACCGCTTCTCGCCCGAGCGCATCCTCATCGTCGTCAACGCCTCCAACAAGGACAAGGACTTCGCCTGGATGCGCGCGCGCGCCGAGGGCGTGCAGCCGGTGGACCGCAGCGACGACTACGCGCAGATCGCCGTGCAGGGGCCCAAGGCCGTGGGGCTCGTACAGCGGCTGACCCCGGTGGACCTCACCCCCGTGGGCACCTACCGCTTCACCGAGGGCCCCGTGGCGGGCATCGCGTGCATCATCTCGCGCACCGGCTACACGGGCGAGGACGGCTTCGAGCTGTACTGCGCCCCCGGCGATGCCGCGGCGCTGTGGCGGGCGCTCCTCAAGGAGGGCGAGGCGGACGGGGTGAAGCCCTGCGGGCTGGGCGCCCGCGACAGCCTGCGCGTGGAGATGAAGTACGCCCTCTACGGCAACGACATCGACGAGACGCACACCGCCCTGGAGGCGGGGCTCGGGTGGATCTGCAAGCTGGACAAGGCGGGCGGTTTCATCGGCCGCGACGCGCTGGTGAAGCAGAAGGCCGAGGGCGTCAAGCGCAAGCTGGTGGGCCTCGAGGTGACGGGCTCGGGCATCGCCCGGCACGGCTACCCCCTGCTCAAGGACGGCCAGCGTGTGGGCGAGGTGACGAGCGGCACCCAGGGCCCCTCGGTGAAGAAGCCCATTGCCTTTGGCTACGTGCCCGTGGAACTGGCCGCCGAGGGCGCCACGCTCGACGTGGAGATCCGTGGCCGCGCGGTACCTGTCGTGGTGGTGAAGACCCCTTTCCTGAAGAAGAAGTAA
- the metF gene encoding methylenetetrahydrofolate reductase [NAD(P)H], translating into MKIRNRLNPSDPCFSFEFFPPKTDAGTDNLMKTLEELAPLEPGFVSVTYGAGGSTRDKTVDLVTRIKGETGIETMAHLTCLGHTRDELRELLRRLKGARIDNVLALRGDMPQGGLPAEPVDGGLARATDLVRFIRDEDFDFSLGGACYPEGHVETGSRDDDLRYLKAKVDAGLDFVITQLFFDNAFYFDFVERARRAGINVPIVPGIMPITNYEQIQRFTRMCGATVPMRLTLQLERLKEQPDALVQLGVAHATVQCMELLARGVPGIHFYTLNKSPATRMIVSALKARK; encoded by the coding sequence ATGAAGATCCGGAATCGTTTAAATCCCTCCGACCCCTGCTTCTCCTTCGAGTTCTTTCCGCCGAAGACCGACGCGGGCACGGACAACCTGATGAAGACGCTCGAGGAGCTGGCTCCCCTGGAGCCGGGCTTCGTGTCCGTCACCTACGGCGCGGGCGGCAGCACGCGCGACAAGACGGTGGACCTGGTCACGCGCATCAAGGGCGAGACGGGCATCGAGACCATGGCGCACCTCACGTGCCTGGGCCACACGCGCGACGAGCTGCGCGAGCTGCTGCGTCGGCTCAAGGGCGCGCGGATCGACAACGTGCTGGCGCTGCGCGGCGACATGCCCCAGGGGGGCCTGCCCGCCGAGCCCGTGGACGGAGGCCTGGCCCGGGCGACGGATCTGGTGCGCTTCATCCGCGACGAGGACTTCGACTTCAGCCTGGGCGGGGCGTGCTACCCCGAGGGCCACGTGGAGACGGGCTCGCGCGATGACGACTTGCGTTACCTCAAGGCCAAGGTGGACGCGGGCCTGGACTTCGTCATCACCCAGCTCTTCTTCGACAACGCCTTCTACTTCGACTTCGTGGAGCGCGCGCGCCGCGCCGGCATCAACGTGCCCATCGTGCCGGGCATCATGCCCATCACCAACTACGAGCAGATCCAGCGCTTCACGCGCATGTGCGGCGCCACGGTGCCCATGCGCCTGACGCTCCAGCTCGAGCGGCTCAAGGAGCAGCCGGACGCCCTGGTGCAGCTGGGCGTGGCCCACGCCACGGTGCAGTGCATGGAGCTGCTGGCGCGCGGCGTGCCGGGCATCCACTTCTATACGCTCAACAAGTCCCCGGCCACGCGGATGATCGTGAGCGCCCTGAAGGCCCGGAAATGA
- a CDS encoding ADP-ribosylglycohydrolase family protein, translated as MPTRRERIEGGLWGLLIGDALGVPYEFRPPERIPERALIEFEPPPGYSRAHAQVPPGTWSDDGAQALCLLASLQHQGRLDLEDLGRRLVNWHELGYLAVDSEVFDVGIQTAQALQNVRAGVPALKAGPSGERENGNGSLMRVLPLALWHSGNDQALARDAMLQSRVTHGHMRSQVCCALYCLWARRLLEGSTSAWTDALATFRDLYPEGMEQRTELDNGVQPESPEPGKGSGYVVDCLLSARDCVAAGRSYEDVVKGAIALGRDTDTTAAVAGGLAGLQYGLDGIPERWRRALRGQDLVEPMLQKLLAR; from the coding sequence ATGCCCACCCGACGCGAGCGAATCGAGGGCGGACTGTGGGGGCTGCTCATCGGCGACGCGCTGGGCGTGCCCTATGAGTTCCGCCCGCCCGAGCGGATTCCCGAGCGGGCGTTGATCGAGTTCGAGCCGCCGCCGGGCTACTCCCGGGCACACGCCCAGGTGCCTCCCGGCACGTGGTCGGACGATGGCGCGCAGGCGCTCTGCCTCCTGGCCTCGTTGCAGCACCAGGGGCGGCTGGACCTGGAGGACCTCGGCCGGCGGCTCGTGAACTGGCACGAGCTGGGCTACCTGGCGGTGGACTCCGAGGTGTTCGACGTGGGCATCCAGACCGCCCAGGCGCTCCAGAACGTGCGCGCGGGGGTGCCCGCCCTCAAGGCCGGCCCGAGCGGCGAGCGGGAGAATGGCAACGGCTCGCTGATGCGCGTGCTGCCCCTGGCGCTCTGGCACTCGGGGAACGATCAGGCGCTGGCGCGCGACGCCATGCTCCAGTCCCGCGTCACCCACGGCCACATGCGCTCCCAGGTGTGTTGTGCCCTCTATTGCCTCTGGGCGCGGCGGCTGCTGGAGGGCTCGACCTCGGCGTGGACGGACGCGCTCGCGACCTTCCGGGACCTGTACCCCGAGGGCATGGAGCAGCGCACGGAGCTGGACAACGGGGTCCAGCCCGAGTCTCCCGAGCCCGGCAAGGGGAGCGGGTACGTGGTGGACTGTCTGCTGTCGGCGCGCGACTGCGTGGCGGCGGGGCGCTCCTACGAGGACGTGGTCAAGGGCGCCATCGCGCTCGGCCGGGACACGGACACCACGGCGGCGGTGGCGGGCGGCCTCGCGGGGCTCCAGTACGGCCTGGACGGCATCCCCGAGCGGTGGCGGCGCGCGCTGCGGGGCCAGGACCTGGTCGAGCCCATGCTCCAGAAGCTGCTCGCCCGGTAG
- a CDS encoding Uma2 family endonuclease yields MTRTPATYADLEALPSHVVGELIAGVLYASPRPASPHAVASSRLGGELMGPFDRGRGGPGGWVILDEPELHYGDDVLVPDFAGWRRERMPRVPHTVGFTLAPDWVCEVLSPSTRTLDRSVKLPVYAREGVRHVWLLDPLARLLEVFRLEGTHYSLRGTHTGTGPAHVEPFEALGLELGYLWDEVSGSRE; encoded by the coding sequence ATGACACGCACACCGGCCACCTACGCGGATCTGGAGGCGCTGCCCTCCCACGTCGTGGGCGAGTTGATCGCGGGGGTGCTCTACGCGAGCCCCCGGCCCGCCTCGCCGCACGCGGTCGCCTCGTCGCGGCTGGGCGGGGAGCTGATGGGGCCCTTCGACCGGGGGCGGGGCGGCCCCGGGGGCTGGGTCATCCTCGATGAGCCCGAGCTCCATTATGGGGACGACGTGCTCGTGCCGGACTTCGCGGGCTGGCGCCGCGAGCGCATGCCCCGGGTCCCGCACACCGTGGGCTTCACGCTCGCGCCGGATTGGGTGTGCGAGGTGCTGTCCCCCTCCACACGGACCCTGGACCGGAGCGTGAAGCTGCCCGTGTACGCCCGCGAGGGGGTGCGGCACGTCTGGCTGTTGGATCCGCTGGCGCGCCTCCTGGAGGTGTTCCGGCTGGAGGGCACGCACTACTCCCTTCGGGGGACGCACACGGGGACGGGTCCCGCGCACGTGGAGCCCTTCGAGGCGCTGGGTCTGGAGCTGGGCTACCTCTGGGACGAGGTGTCGGGCTCTCGGGAGTGA
- the folD gene encoding bifunctional methylenetetrahydrofolate dehydrogenase/methenyltetrahydrofolate cyclohydrolase FolD: MGELIDGKAVAARVRAEVKAEVERLKAERGLVPGLTVVRVGEDPASKIYVTGKKKAAEEVGFHSWEEHPDASITEEQLLSVVEKLNEDPAVHGILVQLPLPKHINAERIISAVRPEKDADGFHPLNAGNLSLGKPGPRPCTPFGVMRLLREVGCDPAGKKAVVVGRSNIVGKPMALLLLEANATVTLCHSKTPDLAAEVSQADIVVAAVGVAEIIKGAWIKPGAVVIDVGMNRMPDGKLKGDVEFAAAQARASFITPVPGGVGPMTIAMLMRNTLDAAKKA; this comes from the coding sequence ATGGGTGAGTTGATCGACGGAAAAGCGGTGGCGGCGAGGGTTCGGGCCGAGGTGAAGGCCGAGGTGGAGCGCCTCAAGGCGGAGCGGGGCCTGGTGCCCGGCCTGACGGTGGTCCGGGTGGGAGAGGATCCCGCCTCGAAGATCTACGTCACCGGCAAGAAGAAGGCGGCCGAGGAGGTGGGCTTCCACTCCTGGGAGGAGCACCCGGACGCGAGCATCACCGAGGAGCAGCTCCTGTCGGTGGTGGAGAAGCTCAACGAGGACCCGGCGGTGCACGGCATCCTCGTGCAGCTGCCCCTGCCCAAGCACATCAACGCCGAGCGCATCATCTCCGCGGTGCGGCCGGAGAAGGACGCGGACGGCTTCCACCCGCTCAACGCGGGCAACCTGTCGCTCGGCAAGCCCGGGCCCCGGCCGTGCACCCCGTTCGGGGTCATGCGGCTGTTGCGCGAGGTGGGGTGCGACCCCGCGGGCAAGAAGGCCGTGGTCGTGGGGCGCAGCAACATCGTGGGCAAGCCCATGGCGCTCCTGCTCCTGGAGGCCAACGCCACGGTGACGCTCTGCCACAGCAAGACGCCGGACCTGGCGGCCGAGGTGTCCCAGGCGGACATCGTCGTGGCGGCGGTGGGCGTGGCGGAGATCATCAAGGGCGCGTGGATCAAACCCGGCGCGGTGGTGATCGACGTGGGCATGAACCGGATGCCGGACGGCAAGCTCAAGGGGGACGTGGAGTTCGCGGCCGCCCAGGCGCGCGCCTCGTTCATCACCCCGGTGCCCGGCGGCGTGGGTCCTATGACGATCGCCATGCTGATGCGCAACACCCTCGACGCGGCGAAGAAGGCCTGA